A region from the Desulfoglaeba alkanexedens ALDC genome encodes:
- a CDS encoding DUF3419 family protein, which produces MRGPSARTAAKSGPDDWRDAARRQEERHRRLAGRPPDPLNGPADRTFNPDAAPYLWATEYPWVAPDTFRIAGRSVLCIAGSGDVPLFFLSRGAARLAAVDVAHTACHVNELKRAALKTCRWEEFLRFFLGGERRAVGFLRDLGVPSDVDRNLEALVWDRLKPLVSASARAYWEARFHPEASPFSSLLRPTDLLCPDRMPLLADREEFERWKRSARPYPLFPCSLEAFLAGGTGEFDLVYGSNVLEYVRADFAASGDEGGYEAFLVALTRLLARTVTPGGTAGFYAFQGCGTAAFRERLSEFKILEEAGFSGSMVPLEIRSRYLSGTRWRHTLLMFQRR; this is translated from the coding sequence TTGCGCGGACCTTCAGCCCGAACGGCGGCAAAAAGCGGGCCCGACGACTGGCGGGATGCCGCTCGGAGGCAGGAAGAACGTCACCGGCGCTTGGCAGGGCGACCGCCCGATCCTTTGAACGGACCCGCCGACCGTACGTTTAACCCGGATGCCGCGCCCTATCTCTGGGCTACCGAATATCCCTGGGTGGCTCCGGACACCTTCCGGATCGCCGGAAGGTCGGTCTTGTGCATCGCCGGAAGCGGTGATGTGCCCCTCTTTTTCCTATCGCGCGGTGCGGCGCGCCTCGCGGCCGTGGATGTGGCCCATACCGCCTGCCATGTGAACGAACTCAAGCGGGCGGCCCTCAAGACCTGCCGATGGGAGGAGTTTCTCCGGTTCTTCCTGGGCGGGGAAAGAAGGGCGGTCGGTTTCCTTCGCGACCTGGGCGTTCCATCCGATGTCGACCGGAACCTCGAAGCCCTCGTCTGGGACCGGCTGAAACCTCTCGTTTCAGCTTCGGCTCGCGCGTACTGGGAGGCGCGGTTCCACCCGGAAGCCAGCCCCTTTTCGTCGCTCCTTCGCCCGACGGACCTGTTGTGCCCGGATCGGATGCCCCTTCTGGCCGACAGGGAAGAGTTCGAGCGCTGGAAACGAAGCGCCCGCCCGTACCCGCTTTTTCCCTGTTCCCTGGAAGCATTCCTTGCGGGAGGCACTGGAGAGTTCGACCTGGTGTATGGTTCCAATGTTCTGGAATACGTTCGAGCCGATTTTGCGGCGTCGGGCGATGAAGGCGGCTACGAAGCGTTCCTGGTCGCATTGACTCGCCTTTTGGCCCGGACCGTCACCCCGGGCGGGACGGCTGGCTTCTATGCCTTTCAGGGCTGCGGGACAGCCGCTTTTCGGGAACGGCTTTCAGAATTCAAGATCTTGGAAGAAGCGGGGTTTTCCGGTTCCATGGTTCCCCTGGAGATCCGCTCCCGTTACCTTTCGGGAACCCGGTGGCGGCATACGCTGTTGATGTTTCAGCGCCGCTGA
- a CDS encoding substrate-binding domain-containing protein: MKEERRWIAVLILVACCLAAGEGRADQAVLRMATTTSTDNTGLLDVLGLRFKADTGIELQWVAVGTGKALELGKNCDVDVLFVHAPEAERKFVQDGYGIDRREVMYNDFVLIGPAADPAGVKGQGVIEALKTVAERGAVFVSRGDASGTHKKELSLWEKAGVSGIDKETWYVQTGQGMLPTINVAAERQGYTLTDRGTFIKYEDQHKGNPPLVIMVEGDPGLFNQYSVISVNPERCPKVRRDLAAAFSDWVVSAPIQALIGDFKLMGKPLFVPNAKP, encoded by the coding sequence ATGAAGGAAGAACGACGATGGATCGCGGTTCTGATTCTGGTTGCGTGCTGCTTGGCGGCCGGCGAAGGCCGGGCGGACCAGGCCGTGCTCCGGATGGCCACCACCACCAGTACCGACAACACAGGGCTGCTGGACGTTCTGGGGCTGCGGTTCAAGGCGGACACGGGCATCGAACTCCAATGGGTGGCCGTTGGTACGGGGAAGGCCTTGGAGCTGGGGAAGAACTGCGACGTGGACGTGCTTTTCGTCCATGCACCCGAGGCGGAAAGGAAATTCGTTCAGGACGGTTACGGAATCGACCGGCGGGAAGTCATGTACAATGACTTCGTGCTGATCGGCCCCGCCGCGGACCCCGCCGGGGTCAAAGGCCAGGGCGTGATCGAAGCCCTGAAGACCGTGGCCGAGCGCGGCGCCGTTTTCGTGAGCCGCGGCGACGCTTCGGGAACGCACAAGAAGGAGCTTTCACTCTGGGAGAAGGCGGGCGTCTCCGGAATCGACAAGGAAACCTGGTATGTTCAAACGGGGCAGGGGATGCTTCCGACGATCAACGTGGCCGCGGAGCGCCAGGGGTACACGCTGACGGACCGGGGCACGTTCATCAAGTACGAAGACCAGCACAAGGGGAATCCACCTCTGGTGATCATGGTGGAAGGCGATCCGGGCCTCTTCAACCAGTACAGCGTCATCAGCGTCAATCCTGAGCGCTGTCCGAAGGTGCGCCGAGACCTGGCGGCGGCCTTTTCGGACTGGGTGGTATCCGCACCGATCCAGGCGCTCATCGGGGATTTCAAGCTCATGGGAAAGCCGCTTTTTGTGCCCAACGCCAAGCCGTGA
- a CDS encoding rubrerythrin family protein produces the protein MNEKRKELLMAAFTGEARAFFRLQAFAERAEEEGYPQIAALFRAISEAEAVHARNHSKLIEVIATTEENLRYAFEQESFVNEVAYPELLKAAWAAEDEAAVRHLTWARNAEERHAKLYKHALGHMVADRTTTYYVCRHCGWVEDAVLPEACPNCANPAEDFKAVR, from the coding sequence ATGAACGAAAAACGAAAAGAACTGCTGATGGCCGCCTTCACGGGCGAAGCACGGGCCTTCTTCCGGCTGCAGGCTTTCGCCGAAAGAGCGGAAGAAGAAGGCTACCCTCAGATCGCGGCTCTTTTCAGGGCTATTTCGGAAGCCGAAGCCGTGCATGCACGAAACCATTCGAAGCTGATCGAAGTGATTGCAACCACGGAGGAAAACCTTCGGTACGCCTTCGAACAGGAGTCGTTCGTGAACGAGGTGGCCTATCCGGAACTGCTCAAGGCGGCATGGGCTGCGGAAGACGAAGCGGCTGTGCGGCACCTGACCTGGGCTCGAAACGCCGAAGAACGCCACGCCAAACTCTACAAGCACGCCCTGGGTCATATGGTGGCTGACCGGACGACCACCTATTACGTTTGCCGCCATTGCGGCTGGGTGGAAGACGCCGTCCTTCCCGAAGCCTGTCCCAACTGCGCCAACCCGGCGGAAGATTTCAAGGCGGTCCGCTGA
- a CDS encoding HAD family hydrolase codes for MIQAVLFDFGRVISAQKPASLFRAYENDLGLEPGTINRVMFECQAWNRTLVGEISLDDYWRTVGPKLNLRSPEAIRAFRRRYREDERPNLEVIRIIGKLKDACRLAVLSNSPPGLLRWLADWRIDHHFHVIFCSGDEGIAKPDPRAYLQTLDRLAVAPDRAVFVDDAPENVQAARRIGLHAILFENAAALEGALSRWLSIPPAGEGGPVRACPKTSS; via the coding sequence ATGATTCAGGCGGTGCTATTCGATTTTGGACGAGTCATTTCCGCTCAGAAACCGGCGTCGCTTTTCCGCGCCTATGAAAACGACCTGGGGCTTGAGCCCGGAACGATCAATCGTGTCATGTTCGAATGCCAAGCCTGGAACAGGACGCTCGTGGGAGAGATCTCCCTCGACGACTACTGGCGGACCGTCGGGCCGAAACTCAACCTCCGTTCCCCCGAAGCGATCCGAGCTTTCCGCCGGCGCTATCGCGAAGATGAACGGCCGAACCTGGAGGTTATTCGGATCATCGGGAAGCTGAAAGACGCCTGCCGCCTGGCGGTGCTTTCCAACTCCCCGCCGGGACTTCTGCGCTGGCTCGCAGACTGGCGGATCGACCATCACTTCCACGTCATTTTCTGTTCCGGAGACGAAGGCATCGCGAAACCCGACCCTCGTGCCTACCTCCAGACCCTCGACAGGCTGGCCGTCGCCCCCGACCGGGCGGTCTTCGTGGACGATGCGCCCGAAAACGTCCAGGCGGCCCGCCGGATCGGCCTCCACGCGATCCTTTTCGAAAACGCCGCCGCTCTCGAAGGCGCTCTCTCGCGTTGGCTTTCCATCCCGCCCGCCGGTGAAGGCGGACCGGTAAGAGCTTGTCCAAAAACAAGCTCATGA
- a CDS encoding energy-coupling factor ABC transporter ATP-binding protein: protein MTAEVYRLRNVEQSYGARTVLRIDALDVQRGSIVGFVGPNGSGKSTLLRLLTFMEKPSSGDLFFEGLPAAQVSEAVRRRVSLLLQDPYLLKRTVFDNVAYGLKVRNDRADLSKRVGEALNWVGLSLDDFGRRPWYALSGGEAQRVALASRLILRPEVLALDEPTSSVDAASAALIREAAVRARNQWGTTLLIASHDWAWLEDVADGVAHLVEGRLAGVGITNVIPGPWEREGAEVCVMRLSDGQSIRVAPPPHSGALAVLDPRAVRIERRRPESAFGENFLEARLISLQFQRKSLEVVAGLDLAGFSLKACLPAAENDDSAFRPGRTVWIAFAPQAVRWV, encoded by the coding sequence ATGACGGCGGAGGTCTACCGGCTGCGGAACGTCGAGCAATCCTACGGCGCTCGGACGGTGCTTCGGATCGATGCGCTTGACGTGCAGCGAGGGAGTATCGTGGGCTTTGTGGGGCCGAACGGGAGCGGCAAGAGCACCCTGCTCCGGCTCCTCACGTTCATGGAAAAACCTTCTTCCGGCGACCTTTTCTTCGAGGGATTGCCTGCCGCCCAGGTTTCGGAGGCCGTTCGACGCCGCGTTTCGCTCCTTCTTCAGGATCCGTATCTTCTGAAGCGCACCGTCTTCGACAACGTGGCCTACGGGCTCAAGGTGAGAAACGACCGCGCGGACCTTTCGAAGCGCGTGGGGGAAGCCCTGAACTGGGTGGGATTGTCCTTGGACGATTTCGGGCGCCGGCCCTGGTACGCGCTTTCGGGCGGAGAAGCGCAGCGGGTGGCCCTGGCTTCGCGCCTGATCCTTCGACCCGAGGTCCTGGCGCTGGACGAGCCCACTTCCAGCGTGGACGCGGCCAGTGCGGCGCTGATCCGTGAGGCCGCCGTCCGGGCGCGGAACCAGTGGGGCACGACCCTGCTCATCGCCAGTCACGACTGGGCATGGCTGGAAGACGTGGCGGATGGGGTGGCCCATCTTGTGGAGGGGCGCCTTGCCGGAGTTGGGATCACCAACGTGATCCCCGGCCCGTGGGAACGCGAAGGCGCCGAGGTTTGCGTCATGCGGCTGTCCGACGGGCAATCCATCCGCGTGGCCCCGCCGCCTCACTCCGGCGCCCTGGCTGTGCTGGATCCCCGCGCCGTTCGGATCGAGCGACGGCGCCCCGAAAGTGCCTTCGGAGAGAACTTCCTCGAAGCCCGCCTGATCAGCCTTCAGTTCCAGCGGAAAAGCCTCGAAGTGGTGGCCGGCCTCGACCTGGCCGGCTTTTCCCTCAAGGCCTGCCTGCCGGCCGCCGAAAACGACGACAGCGCCTTTCGGCCCGGCCGGACGGTCTGGATCGCCTTCGCTCCCCAAGCCGTCCGCTGGGTGTGA
- a CDS encoding GNAT family N-acetyltransferase, with amino-acid sequence MKNSADAATSHRIEPVDWETFMALWDREGAHLNWNCPFVIPPWIEAWLETLGQGIEPFLAVLREKDRIVGIAPLATGPARNRFAFLGDPDVCDYFDGVIEPGREREFLRELLGFLGAGGAGELDLGPVRSDSAVARHLGDAARSLGFDWEVASEAVSSELELPDSWEDFLSGLTGKERHELRRKLRRFEEAGNVGFRKVESLSQVSGAIETFISLFGMNRDDKAAFMTPRMAAYFRALSGALSRAGLLRLFFLDLNGRPVASALCFDHAGVRYLYNNGYDATERRLSVGLLSKVLSLKDAIETGLSRYDFLKGAEAYKQRLGGREIELLRYRVRFPGGYGRD; translated from the coding sequence ATGAAGAACTCGGCGGATGCAGCGACGAGTCACCGGATCGAGCCGGTGGATTGGGAAACGTTTATGGCGCTGTGGGACCGGGAAGGGGCGCACCTGAACTGGAACTGCCCGTTTGTGATCCCCCCGTGGATCGAAGCCTGGCTCGAGACGCTGGGACAAGGGATCGAGCCTTTCCTGGCGGTGCTTCGCGAAAAGGACCGCATCGTCGGCATCGCTCCGCTCGCAACGGGCCCGGCGCGGAACAGGTTCGCCTTCCTGGGTGACCCGGACGTCTGCGACTACTTCGACGGAGTGATCGAACCGGGAAGGGAGCGGGAGTTTTTGCGCGAGCTGCTCGGCTTCCTTGGGGCCGGCGGCGCCGGTGAACTGGACCTGGGACCGGTGCGGTCGGATTCCGCCGTGGCTCGCCACCTAGGGGACGCAGCCCGAAGCCTCGGGTTCGACTGGGAAGTCGCTTCGGAAGCCGTTTCCTCGGAACTGGAACTCCCGGATAGCTGGGAAGACTTCCTGTCAGGGCTCACCGGGAAAGAGCGGCATGAACTCCGCCGAAAACTGCGGCGGTTCGAGGAAGCGGGAAACGTCGGCTTCCGAAAAGTGGAAAGCCTGTCTCAGGTCTCGGGTGCGATCGAAACCTTCATCTCCCTTTTCGGGATGAACCGCGACGACAAGGCGGCCTTCATGACGCCTCGCATGGCCGCCTACTTCCGAGCGCTTTCCGGGGCGCTTTCCCGGGCCGGGCTGCTTCGCCTCTTTTTCCTGGACCTCAACGGGCGTCCCGTGGCGTCGGCCCTGTGCTTCGATCATGCGGGGGTGCGGTATCTGTACAACAACGGATACGACGCGACGGAGCGTCGATTGAGTGTCGGGCTGTTGAGCAAGGTGTTGAGCCTGAAAGACGCCATTGAGACGGGGCTTTCCAGGTACGATTTTCTGAAGGGTGCGGAAGCCTACAAGCAGCGGCTGGGCGGGCGTGAAATTGAACTGTTGAGGTACCGGGTGAGGTTTCCCGGCGGATACGGGCGGGACTGA
- a CDS encoding MarR family winged helix-turn-helix transcriptional regulator, translating into MVDSMIVHITKRLRQMARELDKRSKYIQENYKITVPQLICLREIYEHGPISLGALTKIVNLNNSTVTGIVDRLERRDLVRRVRISKDRRQIHVEITDNGVAFIEQAPNPLQQGFVEGLQALEKEEVERILWAIEKLVSLLGCEDAPDELPSEKHGAEVLA; encoded by the coding sequence ATGGTAGATTCCATGATTGTCCACATCACCAAGCGGCTGCGCCAGATGGCGCGTGAACTGGACAAGCGGTCCAAGTACATCCAGGAAAACTACAAGATCACCGTGCCGCAGCTGATCTGCCTGCGGGAAATTTATGAACACGGGCCGATCTCTCTGGGCGCCCTCACCAAGATCGTGAACCTCAACAACAGCACCGTAACGGGGATCGTCGACCGCCTGGAACGGCGGGACCTGGTGCGCCGCGTGCGAATCAGCAAGGACCGCCGCCAGATTCACGTGGAAATCACCGACAACGGGGTCGCGTTCATCGAGCAGGCGCCGAACCCGTTGCAGCAGGGGTTCGTCGAAGGCCTGCAGGCGCTCGAAAAGGAAGAAGTCGAAAGGATTCTCTGGGCCATCGAAAAACTGGTATCGCTGCTCGGCTGTGAGGACGCTCCGGACGAACTGCCCAGCGAAAAGCACGGAGCGGAAGTCCTGGCCTGA
- a CDS encoding PIG-L deacetylase family protein codes for MTLQVDVLVITAHPDDAEFGAAGTVARFRKAGRSVAYVVCTDGEKGTSDRSLSPERLAAMRREEQMAAARLLGLSDVAFLGYPDQQLEDSFEFRKHLVRMIRTYRPATVITSDPYRRYLWHRDHRIVGQVVLDAVFPYARDHLAYPDLLEEGLEPHKVREVLLWASEDVNHRVDITSTFETKLAALRCHESQVRELPWPDLESWLRDRCRAMAQGETYELAEAFHRVEIPLRTPGGEKCRLGLCGRAPADRLSV; via the coding sequence GTGACACTCCAGGTCGATGTATTGGTGATAACGGCTCATCCGGACGATGCAGAATTTGGTGCGGCGGGCACGGTAGCCCGGTTTCGGAAGGCAGGCCGGTCGGTGGCGTACGTTGTTTGCACCGACGGCGAGAAGGGAACCAGCGACCGCAGTCTGTCACCGGAAAGGCTTGCCGCCATGCGCCGGGAAGAACAGATGGCCGCCGCGCGGCTGCTGGGCTTGAGCGACGTGGCCTTCCTGGGCTACCCGGATCAGCAACTGGAGGATTCTTTCGAGTTTCGAAAACACCTGGTGCGCATGATTCGGACCTACCGCCCGGCGACCGTCATCACCTCCGACCCCTACCGCCGCTACCTGTGGCATCGGGACCACCGGATCGTCGGTCAGGTGGTTCTGGATGCGGTCTTTCCCTACGCAAGGGACCACCTGGCCTATCCCGACCTGCTCGAAGAAGGGCTTGAGCCCCACAAGGTGCGCGAAGTGCTCCTTTGGGCCTCCGAGGACGTCAACCACCGGGTGGACATCACGAGCACCTTCGAAACCAAGCTGGCCGCACTCCGCTGCCACGAAAGCCAGGTGAGGGAACTCCCGTGGCCGGACCTGGAAAGCTGGCTCAGGGATCGGTGCCGTGCCATGGCCCAAGGCGAAACCTACGAACTGGCGGAAGCCTTTCACCGTGTGGAAATCCCTTTGCGAACGCCGGGCGGGGAAAAGTGCCGGTTGGGCCTGTGTGGTCGAGCACCTGCAGATCGTTTGTCCGTTTGA
- a CDS encoding ABC transporter permease: protein MDYILSGFFKALELLLTGHPETFSAVGTTLRVSTASMIVSLSIGMPLGFLLGYFDFPAKKAVRTVVDTLLSLPTVLIGLLVYAFISRRGPLGELGLLFTEPAIVIGQTMLALPVVVALTASAVESLDERLGITLLSLGANRRQMLLTSLWEARFGVLAAAVSAYGRVMTEVGISMMVGGNIKWHTRTMTTAIALETGKGEFAMGIALGLVLLWIAFAVNASLFFLRKRSRR from the coding sequence ATGGACTACATCCTGTCCGGCTTTTTTAAGGCACTGGAACTGCTGCTGACCGGCCATCCGGAGACCTTTTCCGCCGTGGGAACCACGCTTCGGGTTTCCACGGCGTCCATGATCGTCTCGCTCAGCATCGGGATGCCCCTGGGGTTTCTGCTGGGGTACTTCGATTTTCCCGCCAAAAAGGCGGTCCGCACGGTAGTGGATACCCTGCTTTCGCTGCCCACTGTGCTTATCGGCCTGCTGGTCTACGCGTTCATTTCCCGCCGGGGGCCCCTGGGGGAACTGGGACTCCTTTTCACCGAACCCGCTATCGTGATCGGCCAGACCATGCTGGCGCTCCCGGTGGTGGTGGCCCTCACCGCATCGGCGGTCGAAAGCCTCGACGAGCGGCTGGGTATCACCCTGCTTTCCCTTGGGGCCAACCGGAGGCAAATGCTTCTGACCAGCCTTTGGGAGGCGCGATTCGGAGTGCTGGCGGCGGCGGTGTCCGCCTACGGGCGGGTGATGACGGAGGTGGGCATTTCGATGATGGTGGGGGGGAATATCAAGTGGCACACGCGGACCATGACGACGGCCATCGCCCTGGAAACCGGCAAGGGTGAGTTCGCCATGGGGATAGCTCTGGGTCTGGTGCTCCTGTGGATCGCCTTCGCCGTGAACGCCTCGCTTTTCTTTCTTCGCAAGAGGTCCCGAAGATGA
- a CDS encoding Type 1 glutamine amidotransferase-like domain-containing protein yields the protein MTSRRGIIALMGSGELTSTMVEVHKELLRGLGGNPQAVFLDTPAGFQLNADELAERAAHYFRKHVGHPLHTVSFKSKATAEPHERERVYRSLREADYILIGPGSPTYAVKQWMGTPIPEIFHRRLQEGACLVAASAAALTLGCRTLPVYEIYKVGEPPHWVEGLDLLGRFGFHMVVVPHWNNAEGGTHDTRFCYMGEPRFRELERQLDAGVTILGLDEHTACLMDLETRRAEVRGIGRVTVRSGGREIRLDSGEAFHLDLLSGVRGAEPWNPMARVSTQLLEAPSGADEGSFWDRVRAMEARFDDGAERGDARRMVAVILDMDRLLWQAQSDRENPELISQGRERYRELMVRFGVVVERLPRSRVECLSPVVEALLELRETYRSEKRWSEADRIRDALNRGGVRVEDTPEGPRWELNESASAGVRGPV from the coding sequence ATGACCTCACGCAGGGGAATCATCGCTCTCATGGGATCGGGCGAACTGACCTCCACCATGGTTGAAGTGCACAAGGAACTTCTCCGTGGGCTGGGCGGGAACCCGCAGGCCGTGTTCCTGGACACGCCGGCCGGTTTCCAATTGAATGCCGACGAGCTGGCCGAAAGGGCCGCGCACTACTTTCGAAAGCACGTCGGCCATCCTCTCCATACCGTTTCCTTCAAGTCGAAGGCAACAGCTGAACCGCATGAGAGGGAGCGGGTTTACCGGTCGTTGAGGGAAGCCGATTATATCCTCATTGGGCCGGGAAGCCCCACCTACGCGGTCAAGCAGTGGATGGGGACTCCCATCCCGGAGATTTTCCACCGGCGCCTGCAGGAAGGCGCCTGCCTTGTGGCGGCGAGCGCCGCAGCGCTGACCCTGGGCTGCCGGACGCTTCCCGTCTACGAAATCTACAAGGTGGGCGAACCCCCTCACTGGGTGGAAGGTCTGGACCTCCTCGGCCGTTTCGGCTTCCACATGGTCGTCGTCCCTCATTGGAATAATGCCGAAGGCGGCACGCACGACACGCGGTTCTGCTACATGGGGGAGCCTCGGTTTCGGGAACTGGAAAGGCAGCTGGATGCCGGTGTCACCATTCTCGGGTTGGACGAACACACGGCCTGCCTCATGGACCTTGAAACCCGGCGGGCGGAGGTTCGCGGGATCGGCCGGGTGACGGTCCGAAGCGGGGGCCGTGAGATTAGGTTAGATTCCGGGGAGGCGTTTCATTTGGACCTTCTGAGCGGCGTTCGGGGTGCGGAGCCCTGGAATCCCATGGCCCGCGTTTCAACGCAGCTCCTGGAGGCGCCTTCCGGGGCGGACGAGGGATCGTTCTGGGACCGGGTTCGGGCGATGGAGGCGCGTTTCGACGATGGAGCGGAACGGGGGGATGCGCGTCGGATGGTCGCGGTGATCCTTGACATGGACCGGCTTCTGTGGCAGGCGCAATCGGACCGGGAAAACCCGGAGCTGATATCCCAGGGGCGGGAACGCTACCGGGAGCTCATGGTGCGTTTCGGCGTCGTGGTGGAACGGCTCCCTCGAAGCAGGGTGGAGTGTCTTTCGCCGGTGGTCGAGGCGCTGCTGGAGCTTCGCGAAACGTATCGGTCTGAGAAGCGATGGTCCGAAGCGGACCGTATTCGAGACGCCTTGAACCGCGGCGGCGTCAGGGTGGAAGACACTCCGGAGGGGCCTCGGTGGGAACTGAATGAATCGGCTTCAGCGGGGGTTCGCGGGCCGGTGTGA
- a CDS encoding glycosyltransferase, which translates to MRVAVISMHSSPLGELGTRDTGGMSVYIRELSRHLGAAGYEIDIYTRRRGPERAAVERPSEGVRVIHLDAGEDGSGSPCDLHRQVPAFLESIERHRRERDLDYDLVHSHYWLSGLAGQALSRRWKVPHVVMFHTLGALKDRALGTAREPEMRVRAERHLAVCCDRVFTATAGEREELIRDSGAASRSVRVVPCGVDLERFRLLDRRAARSGLGLAPELPLVLFVGRFDPIKGIERFLEAVARLKTQAAFHVALVGGEGGSGGSAGVYGKLCADLAIQDRVVFCGRMPQEALPRYYAAADVLVVPSYYESFGLVALEALACGTPVVATPVGAMKALIADGVNGFLTRDNRSESLAEALLKGLHWRGTRQANPASIRETVLAYEWRAIAKAVCAEYRKLLRDWAARAEAHAGRWPAGLCLECRRMLHVAEVRASS; encoded by the coding sequence ATGAGGGTGGCGGTCATCAGCATGCATTCGAGCCCCCTGGGGGAACTGGGGACCCGGGACACGGGAGGGATGAGTGTCTATATTCGGGAGCTTTCGAGGCACCTCGGCGCCGCCGGCTACGAAATCGACATCTACACCCGCCGCCGCGGACCGGAGCGAGCCGCAGTGGAAAGGCCGTCCGAAGGTGTCCGGGTGATCCACCTGGATGCCGGGGAAGACGGCTCGGGAAGCCCGTGTGATCTCCACCGGCAGGTGCCGGCGTTTTTGGAATCCATCGAGCGCCACCGGCGGGAGCGGGATCTGGACTACGACCTGGTGCACAGCCATTACTGGCTTTCCGGTCTGGCGGGCCAGGCGCTGAGCCGGCGCTGGAAAGTACCTCACGTCGTGATGTTTCACACCTTGGGCGCATTGAAAGACCGTGCCCTGGGAACGGCCAGGGAGCCCGAAATGCGTGTGAGGGCGGAACGGCACCTGGCGGTTTGCTGTGATCGGGTGTTCACGGCCACGGCCGGTGAACGGGAGGAACTGATCCGAGATTCCGGTGCGGCCTCCCGAAGCGTCCGCGTCGTCCCCTGCGGGGTGGATCTCGAGCGATTCAGGCTTCTGGATCGCCGAGCGGCCAGGAGCGGACTGGGGCTCGCGCCGGAGCTTCCCCTGGTCCTCTTTGTGGGCCGGTTCGACCCCATCAAGGGAATCGAAAGATTCCTGGAAGCCGTGGCGCGGCTCAAGACCCAAGCGGCGTTCCACGTCGCGCTGGTCGGCGGGGAGGGCGGTTCCGGTGGAAGCGCCGGGGTCTATGGGAAACTCTGCGCGGACCTGGCCATCCAGGACCGGGTGGTCTTTTGCGGCCGAATGCCTCAGGAAGCACTTCCCCGATATTACGCCGCGGCGGATGTCTTGGTCGTGCCTTCCTACTACGAAAGTTTCGGGCTGGTGGCGCTGGAAGCCTTGGCCTGCGGAACGCCGGTGGTCGCGACCCCGGTGGGCGCCATGAAGGCGTTGATCGCGGACGGCGTGAACGGTTTCCTGACCCGTGACAATCGGTCGGAGTCCCTGGCGGAAGCCCTTCTGAAAGGGCTGCACTGGCGGGGGACGCGACAGGCAAACCCCGCTTCCATCCGGGAAACGGTGCTCGCGTACGAATGGCGGGCCATCGCGAAAGCTGTCTGCGCGGAATACCGGAAACTGCTCCGGGACTGGGCGGCGCGGGCCGAAGCGCACGCCGGGCGGTGGCCCGCCGGGTTGTGCCTGGAATGCCGCCGGATGCTCCATGTTGCGGAAGTCAGGGCCAGCAGCTGA
- a CDS encoding DUF72 domain-containing protein: MSRPDLRIGTSGWNYPHWRGRFYPESQPKARWLEYYSSRFDTVEVNATFYRLPRPSTFEGWKHRTPDGFLWAVKASRFITHIKRLKDVDEPLARFRESVAMLGEKSGPVLFQLPPGLHFDEALVRDFLDRLDPGLRHAVEVRHRSWIEDRFFQLLEERNIAFCIADTAGRYPLHEAVTADFVYLRLHGSRELYRSPYTRAELETWAARIRSWARDTFVYFDNDFEAHAVRNALELKAILGLS; the protein is encoded by the coding sequence ATGAGCCGCCCCGACCTGAGAATCGGCACCTCCGGCTGGAACTACCCGCACTGGAGAGGCCGCTTTTACCCCGAGTCCCAACCCAAGGCCCGGTGGCTGGAGTACTACAGCTCCCGGTTCGACACGGTCGAAGTCAACGCCACCTTCTACCGCCTTCCACGCCCGTCCACCTTCGAAGGCTGGAAGCACCGAACGCCCGACGGTTTTCTCTGGGCCGTCAAGGCCAGCCGTTTCATCACGCACATAAAGCGCCTGAAGGACGTGGACGAGCCGCTCGCCCGGTTCCGGGAATCCGTTGCGATGCTTGGAGAAAAGTCGGGGCCCGTCCTGTTTCAACTGCCCCCAGGCCTCCATTTCGACGAGGCGCTGGTGCGCGATTTCCTGGACCGGCTGGACCCCGGTCTCCGGCACGCCGTCGAAGTCCGCCATCGTTCCTGGATCGAAGACCGGTTCTTTCAACTCCTGGAAGAACGAAACATCGCCTTCTGTATCGCCGACACCGCCGGGCGCTACCCGCTGCACGAAGCGGTGACAGCGGATTTCGTCTACCTGCGCCTGCACGGCTCCCGGGAACTGTATCGGTCTCCCTACACCCGCGCCGAACTGGAAACCTGGGCCGCCCGGATCCGATCCTGGGCGCGCGACACCTTCGTCTACTTCGACAACGACTTCGAAGCCCACGCCGTGAGAAACGCCTTGGAACTCAAGGCGATCCTAGGCCTGTCCTGA